The sequence ttggtttctagttgataagccaggtggggtaaaagtgattggtcttaagtggatctttaaaataaaacggaatgctgatggtactgtcaataaatacaaagcaaggcttgtagctaaaggatatgtacaagaatcagacatagattttgatgaagtttttgcaccagttgctagaattgaaacaatccgcttattaattgcagaggcagcatcaaactcatgggaaattcaccacttagacgttaagacagcattcttacatggtgaattgcgagaagatgtgtatgttgaacaaccagaaggttttgaagtaaaaggacaagagcataaggtttataagttatcaaaagctctatatggtctaagacaagctcctcgagcctggaatacaaagttatatcaaatcttaaagggaatgagattcataaagtgttctaaagaaacttctgtatacagaagagaagaaaagggaacgcttcttgtgattgcagtctatgtagatgatctatttttgactggcaactcccttaaggtgatcaatgagttcaagagagaaatgtcatcaaagtttgatatgtcagacctcggaaaactcacttattaccttggcatagaatttcatcaaggagtagatgggattcagattaaacaagaagcttatgctaggagaattctgaaagaagcaggacttgaaacttgtaatccaactaagataccaatggagtttggacttaaagtttcaaaggcacaagaagaagcagagattgattcaacgagttatagaagaaatgttggatgcctaagatacttattacacacaagaccagatttggctttctctgtgggagtatcaagacgttatatgcagagtcaacgcaagtctcatggtgacgTAATAAAGCAGTTATTAAGATATCTAAGgggaacaatcagctatggattgaagtatggttgaggaggatcaaaaggaattgttgggtatagtgacagcagtcataatattgaccaagatgatggaaaaagtacaaccggtcatatattttatctaggagaagcacttATTACATGGtattcacagaagcaagacactatagccctctcatcctgtgaagctaagtttatggctgcaacagaagcagctaaacaatcaatatggcttcaataactgttgggtgaaattaaaggaagagaacctgaaaaagttctcatcaagattgataataagtctgcaatttcaCTCACTAAAAGTCCAGTGTTTCATGgaaagacgaaacacattcacaaaagtatcatttcatacgagaatgcatcgagaaggaggtcattaacgtagaacacatacctggaactgagcagaaagcagatatattgacaaaggcattagctcagatcaagtttgaagaaatgagacaacttattggagtacaagatatgtcacgggtaaggttgaaacttaacggggagaatgttggttaaacttcaacatagaagtcactaacaagctggttaggacaagattaggaaattgatgtaatcctaagggaattagaagtcatctagttctaagaaaaggaaatacatgtaataaggtaataggattaggaaaaggaattcatagttctatatatatatgatcaccaaaattgtggttgatcatatgagcaagattagagcttgtgtttaattttgagagattttctaaacatcaataaagagagttgtctttatataagctaagtttcattttGCAGTTGCCATTAGATAAATGCTAAGCTTACTAGAccaatttttcctttttttgttttgctaacaGTAATTTAGGatccagcttgttagtgacttctatgttgaagtttataaGCTTACTAGAccaatttttcctttttttgttttgctaaccagcttgttagtgacttctatgttgaagtttaaccaacattatcAATTATATATGTTCCGTCTTGCTGAACAAATTAGACTATTTGATGAATTATATCTATATGGGGAGATGataaatcaaaaatatataagataTCAGAGTATATTGGTGAACGGAAAACTATTATGAAGTTCGATATAAACAACTCCACCAACATTTCAAGGGAAAAAAGAACACAAAATCTGAACTCAACCAGTGTCTTGAGCAAAACAAGTTATACATAGATTAATAGATAAAAGAAATGTGATGTTTGTTTTTAGGAAAGGGCGCGGATTTTTTACCTAGTTGGCTAAAAGTTTTTTAAAAAGGCTacattatttattttctatctaGTTTATCCAGGATTTATATAGCTAATTTTCCCATTTGGTCGGATGCCCCATGCTTATCTGCCCAATTAAGAAAAATTCAACTACCCTCTCTATGAACAAATTCCAGTAGCCCATACCAGCCCCAGTGGCATCAAGCACCGTCATTTGGCTTTCGGACATTTCATTTGGCAAACTTGCCAAAATGCATAACCATCCCAGACTCCCGTATTCACTTCAGACCGagtgtttttttagttttttatgctACCAATCTGTCTAGGCGCAGAAAGGTATACCTCCTCACCTGCCTGCAATAAACCACCATAATTGCTTTGGATGGGACTGATTAAGGCGCGCGTTCCACGTATTTAATCACAAACCAAACTATCAGATATCATacataaacaaaatgaaaagaagagaCAAAAACCACATTGCGGTCAAAAGGAATGGATATTGGCGCACTATACCATGTTTCAGATTTGGAAAGTCTCGTTCAAGATATTAAGATTCGAGGTTATTTTTAGGAGTCAAACACTAATATATTGGGTTTAACggctaacatagtgatagctttaTGGAACCATATTTATATCGGCcgttttgagttggttttgaaatttTGGGTGGATGTTTTTCTTTAGGTGATGGATTCCTAATTCGGTCTCAGTTTTTTTATATCGGTTGTATTTATTGGGTTAAGGTACCTCTCTTAAATACCTCTTTTTCAATGAATCTTTTCTTATTAACCgatcaacaaaaaagaaaacactATGTTTCAGATTAAACATTCATGACATTTGTAAAACACACAATATGTCACCGCCATGATATAAATGTTTCAGGTTGTTAAGGATTCGGACGTAAATAGGATATGGAAATCCTAAATTcatttaggaaaagaaaaaaataaaacaaattgttTACTATATATAGGATTTGTCGTCGATGTTATGTCTTGACAAACAAATATAAGATGTTGGGGTATACTGAACAACCATTGTAAAGAATCTAAAGATGGGTTAATCCTACAACCATTGTAAAGAATCTAAAGATGGGTTAATCCTTTAACCGGTGTATATGTAACACACTCATAAATTTGCAAGTATCAATATCTCTTGTAAGACAAGACGTAAAATGTAAGACAAGACGTAAATTTGCAAGTATCTGTTAAATAGTATTTGTTGATATTTAACAGTTTGTGCTTGGAACCAGTTTGACCATGAATTTAAGCTAGTTTTGCTATTcccatttttattaaaaaaaaataaataaatcaagttTGTTAAATATCAACAAATACTAATTTGGAGAGCCAAAAGATATTTGTAATTGCTGTCATTTAGTCCCATGTTCTAGTTGATATGAAAGGCTGGGAGTTCATATTTTTTCGTGCTTACATAGGACTACAAATCTACAACCCCTTTTTGATACCTACGGAGGCAATAGATGAAGACACAACTGAGTGTAATTTACATTCTGCAATGATTCTCTACAGTGTGAACTCAATCTACACAACCACGATAAACTCGCAGCACCTCACTATACCTTATATCTTACTGCCGATTCTTTTCTTGTCAACCGACCTTTtttatgttgagattattagtcccacatagtatgggcaatctaagatcctgcgatttataactctatgggcctctccactcattgccaattggttttgagttggatgcccgtattctaacatggtatcagagcaggctatttgcgacgaatcgtttgaccgcgcctttactccgcgtcacccgatttattgtccacgtgttagacccaacgaggtcCCACATAgtatgggcaatctaagatcctgcgatttataactctatgggcctctccactcattgccaattggttttgagttggatgccggTATTCTAACAGTTTACTCATCAAGTGCTCCACACCTGTAAATCTTTATAGAACATTAATGCAATATGGAAAtcgtcattttcttcatcttctcaacaACTACAGCAAAAACCCTGAATCCCAATTACGAACTGAACAACCCCACTCTACCATCCGATTCCCAACAACGCATTTAAAATCCATAATTTCCTAAACTTCCAATACAAACAAGCACTAATACCCGCAAGAGTAATACTTCAAACAGAAAAGTTACTCTAAGCAATTTGCACTATATGAGAATACTAATTTCCAAAACAAAATCCATAGCAAAAGACAAAGTTCTTTTTCTTAATAACAACATAAAAAAACTCTATCAAAGACTCCAAGTAAGTATACTGGCATAAAAACTTATTGAAGAATAGAAGAAGTGAAATCAAATTTATTTTGTTATCAGACATTGTTCATATAATGTAATCGGACCATTCAGATATGAAAGAGGTATGGTCCATAGATTCACCAGGAACATCTTCATGCCGAGAAGGTTTCTCTTTTCCACCAACTAATCTTGCAGGATTACCCACAGCAGTCGTTCTTGCAGGCACGTCAATTAGCACAACAGACCCTGCACCAATTTTAGCTCCTTCACCAATCTTAATATTCCCTAATATAGTGGCTCCTGCACCAATCAACACCCCATCACCAATCTTTGGGTGCCTATCACCAACCGAATTCCCCGTCCCACCCAACGTTACATGATGCAAAATTGACACATTATTACCAATCACTGCAGTTTCCCCTACCACAACCCCAGAAGCATGATCAAACAATATCCCTTTCCCAATCTTGGCTGCCGGGTGTATATCCACCGTGAATACATCTGCAATCCTAGAGTGTAATGCCAAGGCTAACGGACGACGAGAGTCGACCCATAATTTGTGTGCAATTCTATGTGCTTGACAAGCTAAAAATCCTTTGTAATTCAACAAACAATGTGAGTAAGATACACAAGCCGGGTCACGAGCTCGGACTGCTTTTAAATCGGCTACAGTTGCAGAGAGTAAATCGGGATCGGTAGCGAACGAGTTCAGAAACAAATCATATAGAAGTGTTGATAATAAAGTTGAGGAACACAGTTTGTTACCTAGATGAAATGATAATGATCTCTCAAGAGATGAGTGAGAGAGGATAGTGGAGTATAAGTATGATGCTAACGCTGGTTCAGATTCTGCATCACGAAGTGCTTCTGCTTTGATTTGAGACCAGAGCCAGGTTTCATCTTCTACAACTAACTCTGATTTTGTTATTGTTGTGGATGCCAAGGGTTGTTGCAGTTGTTTTGATTTACCGGATGATGACTCTGCTGATGCTTCACATTTGATTGCAAAATTCAGTTTTCCAAGTTTATGGTTTGAATCTTTAAATTTTAATGTTGATTTACTTTGGAACTTGGATGATTGAATCAATGTACCAGGTGGGAACACTGAAGATGCCATTGTTTGGTAGTAGAAAATTATAAATTGTATAGAGATAATTACTTTCTTTAATTATGGCTAGTATGCGTCCGTCTGTGGATGCAACTTGGAAGGACTATGAAGTACAAAGCTAACGTGGGCAACCAAAACTCACGTCTATCATGGTCATATTTTTCCAAAGTTATATCATGAGAAAGTATTATGAACCTGAAAATCCACAAATACCATGGAATAAACACCAAATGCCACGGTTATTTTCATGCTTACATGACTAAACTCCCTGCTGATCTCAACAACGGAGTATTATATTGCCATTGATAGAACTAATAACAATTGAAGAATGTGGATGctccaaaaaaaaacataaaactaaGTGGCTTCAAGGTCTGATCTGGGAATGTATCTGGACTTGTTTGTCAATCATGTTCACTTCCGACAAAGGGTttgtattttaaaattttgatGATACCAATCTTTGGAGCTAATTAAGGGCCGCACGTCCCTAAAATTTGTTTAGAAACAAACTATTAATCCAACTATTAATTGGTACAAGGGCACTCAATTTACTGGGTGGTTCAGGTTAGTTGTATGACACTAGGTTCTAAAACAAATTTCATGACCTTAGCCCACAATAAGTTAGTCTGATGATATATAAATGTTTGATGTTGTTAAACATAAGGCCTTAGAAATAAACCAGGTATAAAAACAGACAGGGAaacaaaggaaaataaaatatctattttttttattccaGTAAAattccaaatcaaaaaaaaaaaaatctaatgtaTCAATTATGTTGCATCCTACCGATAAAATTAGACAACTTTATAATGCTACAAATTTATAAGGTAAATTAAGAGTCAGAGAGGTACATAAGAAGTTGGAGGTTACTGAAGAAATATTATAAAGATGGATCGAAGACATAAATATATAAGATGGCTACGCAATAGACATGGAACCTTTAATTATAAATATCCCAAATCATGCTCGTGAttgtagatttaaatttaaagttCAGAAGTTTTTTCCTGTAGCTAAAAGTTTACATTGTATTATTTGGGGGAATTATTTGTTTTCTCGTTTAATTAACATGGATATATAAACTAagcataaaaataattataagttCTGTCATTTGGTCCCGTATTCTTGTGtttatctctgaaaccctaggaattcactttttcttttcttccttataGGACTTAGCACGTTTGGGTTACAATTACATTCAGAAGTAGCTTTTCAACTTCTGAGATACCAAAAACAAGAAGTTAGTTTACATGTAAAATTTCAAAACGATTTCTAAAAGTAAAAAAGTCAAATTTTTATGAAGCAAACTGGTTTTGCTTATATTTCTAGAAAACAGAAGCATTTCTGTTTATGTTATGCAAACCTTTATTTATCCTTCCCTAGGAAATATTCTTACCCTACAAGTGTACAGCCCCTAGTTGCTTATTGATCCCTAACTAGGCGATATATTAATAGAAACGACCGAGTATATATAACTTAGATGTCAAACGATTCTTAATAGTCAAATTCAACCAACACAAACTATATTTTACTTTTGAACTCGTTCTTGGCAACGAACCAAATCATCAATCTCTAGACACAAAGCGTTACATATAGCACGTTAATGTGGTATCGAGAATCAAAAATGATAGTTTACCGATAGAATTTCTCGAAGAATACTCCACAAGAGAGAAAAAAATAGGGACCCACATTACACTGCACCATCCAAATGTTCAGAACCCCGTTAAAGGCCATTGGAGTAGCCGAGTAGCACTCTGGATTCATTTCTAGATTCAACCGTCTTGAGTCTAGCATTTCCGatcaaaaaatccaaaattgcTAATAGGCGTACTTGGGAGGGTATTGGATCTCGTATAAAACAAAACATTTTTTTGGTAACCTCTTTAATAATATGATATCCCATTAGCAGCCATGAAAAATTCTCATTTCCTATCCATCCTCTCTAGCTACcgcaaatcaaaaaaataaaatgaaaataaatcccAACTAAAGAAAAATTGAACTACCCACTTCTCAAGACGTTCCCTAGTGGCTAAAACACCCTCATTTGGCTTTTAAACATTTCATTTGACAAATTTTCCAAAAGACCTGCCCAACAACCATCCTAGCATGTTAAATACTAGAAATAACCTGTGTCGTGATGGCACGTGTTGTAACATTTATCTAATAACACGGTAAACCATGAATCCAATAAAAATCACCTATAACTTCGTGTTTTAATAATTAATATAAAAAAATGGGTAATGTAACATTCATATAATTTAATTGATGTTTCTAGCGGCAATATAATTGTCCTCTATTCTACCTCTGGTTAGGCTAAATTCctcatatttttattagtttttaataaagaaaattttAGGATTAAGTTAGATGGCATGTACATGTGTATGCCATTACCCATACATCAGCTTTCACTCCAAAACTAAAATATGAAGAATTAGAGTGAAAAAAGGTTGGCATTTATCCTATGTAAAATATATTAAAACAAATAAACATTCTGACAATAATCCAGCCTAAAACTTATATGAACTTTTATTTCCCTTCCCTAAAATTACTAACTTTCACAAAACTAACAATTTCCCTCAAATTTTCATTGACCCCTACTACGTCTTTGATTTTCACTCTACACAATTTAATGAAACCGTTCACATTCTCAATTTCAGATCGACTGAATGTATTTTGGatccatttttttattttctatgtcAAATCTACTGAAAATTTTGGAGAGGGCATTTCAACGATTTTATATATCAGATTTGTGATACATGATTGAGGTAAAACATGCAGAATCCATTATGTATCTTTGATTCTTTGCACATGTTTATCAATTGATAGGGTTGATCCATATATAGGAATGAAAATGGTGGTTGTGATTCTTTGCATCAAATGTCTTCATATCACCGAGGTAATTTCTATacaatttttctctttgatttgtTTCCTCTCTAGGCATGCTATAAGATTTTGTTCTTTGTAAATGATTGATTTGTATTTTTTACTATTTAATTTTCCTCTCGATAcataatttaaataaaaaaaccaATTGGTCATCAtggattttctctatagttgGTGTTTTTATGCACAGTTTTTCAATAGTGAGAATAACTTAGTTTTCATTTAATTTTATGGATTTGATTGAAATTTTATGATTCTTGATATTAAGGATTTTagggtgttttatttatttatttatatttagtTTTCATCATAGTTGGTGTTTTTATTTAAATATTTAAATAAAAGACAATTGGTCATCAtggattttctctatagttgGTGTTTTTATGCACATTTTTTAAATAGATAGAGAATAACTTAGTTTTCATATAATTTTATGGATTTAATTGAAATTTTATGATTCTTGATATTGAGGATTTTtgggtgttttatttatttatttaaatatttATTTGTTTGTAATCTTGTAGATGAACAATATagggtaaaaaaataataatgagatAATTAAAGCTAATGACCTTAATGAAAATCACATTTAATTGATCATTATTATGAATCTAATTATGAGGGAACCACTCAAAGTatacatcataataaaaagaggTTACCACTCTATCATTTGTTAGATGTCTTTTactgggatgagactgggatgatCGGATGGAATGTTTGTCTCTAAAAATGTTATCCGTTCGTCCAAGATCAAGAAccccttctgttttgtattatagatatcCTTTTCAATTAGCAGTATTTAACCATTTATACATCCTTGAGTTTTTTAAGGAGCttcattataataataataataataaaaaaaaaagatattatcaTCCGCCAAGTATCTAGACATGTTTTCGATGGTTGTACACTTTGGACAATGCATTCTTATAACTTTTGATGAAACGCGCAGAAAGGCAGAAGAAAAGTCCATACAGTAAACTATAATATCTTTAAAAAATTTAGGGAAATTCATATGgcaatcaaaaataataaaatttcgttgagccacgtggatgaaaaACACACTTTTGCATTATTGGAAATGAGAGCAAAATAAACAAATTTGGTTTTCTAGGGCCCACTTTTGCATATTAAAAATATTTTGTAGGATAaagttaaaatataaaatattatacttatgtgagataaaataggataaagtggGATAAATAGGATAAAATGAATAAAGAAGTAGTAAAATAATTTTTGGAAAACAGAAATTGTATTGCGTGTGTGTGGAAGAACCACGGGCGGTTGGAGAAGATCCTCTCGCAGATTTAGTTGGTCCGCGCGGTTGATGATGGTCCTCAATTAATaaaacaacaaatttgttggtttggccatccgtttttcatgtttATTCAATCCATAGTGGAAGCAAATGATTTGTTCATTCCGTAGCTACTGCTTTTAGGAAAACAAACTATTGTTACATTTGTTTTTCATTACTTTTTCATTTTAAGGGTACTCAACTCAGTGGGTAAGATAAATGGAAAGAGAAAATACAAAAACGAAAACAAAATACCAGGTCATAAGGATTAATTAAGAATGGGCAGTACACTAATTAAGTTTCCGACCAAATATTTATGACTCCATACAACACACAATATGTTATCGTCATGATATAAATCTTGTACGTTGTTAAAATTTTAGAAATAAAATTTTATGGACAGAGAATCCTAAATGCATttagtaaagaaaaagaaaaatgttcaCTCGAATATAAAGCTGGTCAATGTTATCGTGTCTTGAAGAAAATATATAAGATGTTAGAGGATATTGAAGAACTATTGCGGATGGAAACCCACGTTAACATATTGAAAACCGGATTATTAAGTTTGGAAAGCAAATGTTAGATGAATGCATTCATAAACCAATAGAAATGCAACAAATTCTGATGAACAAATATCGTATTACATAAATGTTTATTACAGGGAACTTTATTAGGCCATGAAGACTGTTATGAGTACATGAGAAGCCGGTTCCCAGAATTATTGATTCACACTTGCAGGAATTTTGAGATTTATCATCTGCAGATCAGACAACATACTCTAAATGTCACAATTTGGGATAACAATTAAAAAATATGTGTTTTATATTAGAAATTTTCTTACTTGTAATCTATGACTGACTGGGAAACTAGGTAAATTGCAGTAAATCCTGGAGCCATCATAGCTGCTAGCATGTCGTATTAATAGGAAGGCACCCATTTTGAAAACATTGTTTATGGTTTGTACGATTATACTCTGGTATCATGATAAATGTTCGGGTGAAGTGTCTGAATTTACAAAATAAACAGGATATATAAGTTATTTTTCTCGTTCCTTGTCAATCTAAAATTTCATGTCcacaaaaacaaaattaatttaCTCTCTTTTCTTGCTTGGCATAGTGAAAGTAATCGGTGCTCATAAAATTCCCAAGTCTGAATACTTTTATTGTCCCTAGTTCTTAATCCCTCGCTCATAATTAATGTATCCATCGtgaatttttgaaaataaaaggaaagaaatgaaATATCCTATTAGCACTGCATCATTTAAGAATCTGAAAGgaagaaaaatattaatcaaacccCACAAATGAAAGTTATCAAGAATATAAAGCACAGTTTGGATAACTTTGCCTGTTTAAGTGGCGGTTCAAATTTATCCTCACAAGAGATAAATCTAGGGATGTAATCATTTgtcataagtgatggttgtgattgagattagaaatgcatctaacag comes from Papaver somniferum cultivar HN1 chromosome 7, ASM357369v1, whole genome shotgun sequence and encodes:
- the LOC113295089 gene encoding serine acetyltransferase 5-like; this translates as MASSVFPPGTLIQSSKFQSKSTLKFKDSNHKLGKLNFAIKCEASAESSSGKSKQLQQPLASTTITKSELVVEDETWLWSQIKAEALRDAESEPALASYLYSTILSHSSLERSLSFHLGNKLCSSTLLSTLLYDLFLNSFATDPDLLSATVADLKAVRARDPACVSYSHCLLNYKGFLACQAHRIAHKLWVDSRRPLALALHSRIADVFTVDIHPAAKIGKGILFDHASGVVVGETAVIGNNVSILHHVTLGGTGNSVGDRHPKIGDGVLIGAGATILGNIKIGEGAKIGAGSVVLIDVPARTTAVGNPARLVGGKEKPSRHEDVPGESMDHTSFISEWSDYII